The following is a genomic window from Desulforhopalus sp..
TGTCTCAACCTTCATGTTTCCCTGTCGCAGTAAAGGAGGCTGCGAACAGCGTTGCGAAGAATTGTTGGTGGAGGGACTAGAAACAACACCGCTCAACATCAAAGGCATTGAGGATTCGCAGTTCCCGCTCCCTTCGAACGTGGTCGAGTGGGGCAGGGAACTCCAGTTGGTCAAACATTTTGACAGCGGTGGGATAATCAGGGATAGAATCTAAACCATATCCGCGAATCTTGCCAGTTTTTGTGTCTAATAGTTCGGCATCCTGGCCGTTGGTGACCACGGCGAGCGGTATGCGGTAGTCAGGGCAGAGAACCCGGGCAGCGGCAATGGCGGCGCGTTCCCTGCTCACCAGAGAGCCCGGGCCATAGCGGAGGATCATAAAGCTTTTACCTTTGAGCGATACGGTGAGTTCAATTGTCGAGGTGACAAAACAGCGGGAAAACAGGGTGTCGATGCGCAGCCGTGGAGTCAATGATTCCCTGGGATAGCCCTTGGCCTCGACCATGATCTTGCTCAGATTCTGGCGAATGCGCTCATCATCGGTGTCGGTGAGTACCTCTCCACTCAGGTAGTCGACAAGGGTTCCGTAGATAAGATGATGAGGTTTGGGGACGGGCATAAGTTTTGGCCGATGGCTCCGGGAAAAGGGTGAAATAACCGTCTGTTTTGTAGTTATGAATGTAAGAACTGGTAATTAATTTGCAAGGCGGCTGCCGGTGGTGGAATTTCCTGCAGCCTGGCAATTTTCTTGCGGCAATCTCTGGCAAAAGACGGCTGGTATTGTACAATGGATGGCAACAGATCGACGTATCGTTTCAACAAACCATAAGAAGGAGGAAATATGAAATCGAAAAAGATACTTGCCCGCAGTTCCCGCCTGTTGGCCGCATCGTTGCTGGTCTGTTCCTGGGCGCAGAGTGCTGCGGCGGCCGGGCCGGTGGCGGTTGCCCCGGCGAGATCCGGCAGTCTGGTTGCGGAACAGCCGGGATCGCCGGTCACCTTCAGTGTTGATCTTGGCGCCGGCTATCTCTCCGGCGAGTCAAAGGAGCTGGTGTATTGGCCGAACTACAACAATCATAAGGCCAGCGAATTGGTCTGGGAGATTGAAGACCTGTATATGATCGGATTTGGCGCATCCCTGAAGGTTCGCAACTGGATGGCGGTCAACTTTACCGGTTGGGTCAAGGCCACCGACGGTGAGGGTTCCCTGGACGATTATGACTGGAGCAATGTCGGTGGCGACTGGACCGACTGGTCCCGTCATGAAAATACCGATGTTACCGAAGGCAGTATCCTCGATTTCAATGCCGAGTTCGCCTTTCTCAGGACCGACAATGTGGCCTTGAAGGGTATTGTCGGCTATAAGCGCGATAACTTTGCATGGGAGGCCTCCGGCGGCCAGTACACCTACTCGGAAGACGGTTTTCGTGATAGCAGCGGAACGTTTTCTAACAATCTCACGATTATCGGCTACGAACAAACCTTTACCGCACCGTATATCGGTGTAGGGTTTGCGGCAAAATTCAATGCCCTTGAACTAAGCGGCCGGTTTATTTATTCCCCGCTGGTGGAGGGTGAGGCGACCGACAACCACTATCTTCGCAACCTGGTTACCTATGACGAAGGGGAAGAGGGAGAGCTTTTCGGCCTTGATGTGGCCGGGACCTTCTCCTTCACCGATCACCTCGCCGTCAAATTGGGTTACAGCTACCAGCGCTACGATGAGATGCAGGGAGATTCGGAATGGGATTATCGTGATGAAGGGGTTGTCTACTATTTTGAGGATGGTGCCGGTATGTCGCAGACATCCTCACTCTTCAAGGTTGTCATGCAGTATACATTTTAGTGCCTTGTTCCATAAAAATGTCATAAAAACAATAAATTAAGGTTGTGAAGGCAGTGATGAGTACACCACCACCAAGGCACTTATATCCCTCTGCAGTGGGAGGGGATTATAGCCCCTGGGTTGCGGGCGCTAGCCCACTCTAGATCCTGACCGGCATCGTTTGCCGGAAGCTTGAAATTGAAAAAACCATCGGCCCGTTACCCTTACGTGGGTAACGGGCCGATTTCTTTTTTAAAAAGCCGTTGAGGATCAGATCTTCGGCAAATTGGCCATCGATTGGGCGATTGCCTCACGCGGATAATCATAGTCCTGCAGATCGCCGGCGTAGTATCTGTCGTAGGAGCCCATGTCGATGAGACCATGGCCGGAGAAATTAAAGAGTATGGTCTTCGGTTCATCCGGGTTTTTCATGGCCTCGATAATGGCACCGCGAATCGCATGGCAGGTCTCCGGGGCGGGGATAATTCCTTCCGTCTTAGCAAAGAGCACGCCCGCCTCGAAACATTCCAGCTGATGCAATTTCACCGGCTCGACGATTTTCTCCCGGACCATTGCCGAGACAATCGGTGACATCCCATGGTAGCGCAGGCCGCCGGCATGGATACCCGGCGGAATGAAATCATGGCCGAGGGTGTACATGTAGAGGAGAGGAGTGGTCTGGGCAACATCACCAAAGTCATAGGCCAGTTTGCCGGCGGTAAGGGTCGGGCAGGATGCTGGTTCGGTGCCGACGAAACGGACCTTCTTGCCTTCAAGGTAATCGGGGAGATAGGGGGTTGCCAGACCGGCGAAGTTCGAGCCGCCGCCGCAGCAGCCGACGATGACGTCCGGGTACTCTCCGGCGATTTCCATCTGTTTTTTCGCCTCCAGACCGATAATCGACTGGTGGAGAATGACGTGGTTGAGTACCGAGCCCAGGGAGTATTTGGTGTCTTCCCGGGAGAAGGCGTCTTCCAGTGCCTCGGAGATGGCAATACCCAGGGATCCGGCGGTGTCGGGCATCTTTTCGAGGATGGCCCGGCCGGTCTTGGTTTCGTTACTTGGGCTGGCAACGACGGTTGCGCCAAAGGTCTGCATGATCGACTTGCGGTAGGGTTTCTGGTCAAAAGATACTCTGACCATATAGACCTTGCATTCCAGTCCGAATTTGTTGGCGGCCAGCGACAGGGCGCTGCCCCACTGGCCAGCACCGGTCTCGGTGGTCAGCCGTTTGACGCCCTCCCGCTTGTTGTAATAGGCCTGGGCCACGGCACTGTTCAGCTTGTGAGAGCCGACAGGGGAGACCCCCTCATTTTTAAAGAAGATCTTCGCCTTGGTGCCCAGGGCCTTTTCAAGATTGGCGGCCCTGACTAAGGGCGAAGGCCGCCAGATCTTGAGGATTTCCTGGACCTCTTCAGGGATGTCGATAAAACGGGCGGTGGACATTTCCTGTTCAAGCAATCCCATGGGGAAAATCTTAGCGAGTTTTTCCGGGCCCATCGGCTGCTTTGTTTCCGGATCGAGCGGCGGCAACAGGCCGTTTGGCAGGTCCGGAACGACATTGTACCATTGGGTAGGCATCTCATCATCGCGCAGTACGATCTTCTTAATCATGGATTCTCCTTTTGCTGTAATGTGCTGTGGGTCAGTATCTTGAGGGAATATTCTGTGGAATTTCAAGAAATTTCATTGAGCAGACACTTTTCCCGGTTGTAGGGATTGGGGTTGGCGTGCGACAATTTCACGATCACGTTTCTTCTTTACCATAGACCCGCCGATTTGGGCAACCAAGGGTTGTCTGTACCGCGCGGCTATTGCCCTTTGGCGGGCAAAAAATTTGCTGCATCCTGGTCGAATAAGATGACATCGGGATTCCAGTCCAGCCAGTGTTTTTCCGGCAGGTTGTGCAGGGTGAAGAGGTGCCCGGTGCTGACTGCTTGCCCGGAATCTTGGCCGTCCGGCGTGGCCAGGGCAATGCCGCCACGGAGGATGGCGGTAAGCGATTCCGCCGAAACGGTCACTCCAGAAAAGATACCGCCCTCAATCCTTGCGCCGCTGACCTGCCAGAACCGGGTATTTGCCCGTATTATCGCCGCATAGTGCGGCCGGATACTGACAAAGACCCGGACCTTCTGGAAGGAGGGCGACAGATCGTAGCCGGTTACCTCGCCGATCTGCAACTGGCGATAATAAACCGGTGAGCCGGTGTCAAGAGAACCGAGATGACCGGTTTCGAGGATAATCCCCAGGCCTTTCCGGGTGGCAATCTCGGTGAGCGGCGGTTCGGCCTCGGCCTTGAATGACCGCGTCGGATTGCCGTTTCCGGGCAGGATATTGAAGAAAGAACCGAAGATCAGGGTTTCGGCATTTTTGATGCCGGAGAGGTTGAATTGGGCCTGCTCGACCCAGATTTTCGTCCCGGTACGAAACAGCGTGGTGGCATTTTCATCAATCCGCAGCGTGGCGATAATGGCCAGTTTATCACTCAGGCGCAACTTGCTCACCCTGCCGATCTCTATGCCGTTACTGCGGACCGGCGAGCCTTCCTTAAGGTCCTGCGCCCTGTCAAGGAGTATGGTCATCTCTGTATCGTCAGCTTGCTGGGCCTCCTGTTGGCTGGCATATAGCGGGTAGGGCGCGGCTGCGATCGATGGAGCGCCCGGCGCCGGATTGATGCAGCCAATCCCCCCGGTCAATACCGATTGCAGCGACCCGGTTTGCAATTTTATCCCCTCCAAACTCCCGGAGATCTGCAGGCCGCTGGTGTTGAAAAACCGGCTGTTCTGCTGGATGATGTTCTTGTACTCGTCAAAGACGATGCATTCAATGAGCACCGTTTTCTGGTCGGCGGAAAGGCGAAAGTTCTCCACCTCGCCGATTTTGATTTTTTTGTGGAGAATTGGTGACCCGGCCGCCAAGGATTCGGCGTCCGGGGCCATGAGGGTAAAGCGTTTGCCGGCGGGCTGCAGGTCACTCACCGCCAGAGTGGCATCCCTGAGGCTGCTGTAGAGGTGGAATTCGGTACCCTCATCCGGCTGAATATATTTTTGCTTTTTCAGGATATCCGGGGAAGTGAAACTGATTCCACCTTGCAGCATTTTGGCCAGTGGCCCGGTGGAAAGAGATACACCATCCGCCAGAGAACCATTCACCTCAAGCCCGGAATGGAGCCAGAAGACGCTTTTCTTGCTGAGGAGCTTCAGGGAATCCTGGTATATGAACACGGTTGTTCGGATTGTCGCCCCCCTTTTGTCGATCTCTACATTGACGACTTCCCCGACTTGGATATTTTTGAAATATACCGGTGACTTGACTGAAAGACTAACCGGGCCGTCGGCATTGAGGACAAAGGTTTTTCCGGGGCGCAACGGGACCTGCGGGGGTGGGTCGGAAAGAATGTCGAAGTGGTCCTTAAAGTCGCCGCCGCCCGGCTGGAAGGTGATATGGGCCCCGGACAGGAGCAGTTGCATATTATTGAGACCGGCGGCCGAGATCTCCGGTTTGACCAACCAGAACTTAGTGTTTTCACGGAGAATCAGTTCTGTCCTCGGATCGAGCATGATATGGGCGGTAACCGTCCGATCTTTATCGTTATTTATTTGAATTTCTTTAACAAAACCTGCTTCGAGGCCGCGATACATGACCTTCGTTGCCCCCTCGACGATGTCTTCGCTGGAGGCCAGAGTCAGGGTCATTGGAATACCGAAGTTGGCCGATTCGAAGTCGGGGTACAGCGGGAATACCCGACCATTTGTCGCATGGGGGGTTTCCGCCAGCTGTTCCGGGGTATGGAGGAGAATTCCCCCTCTCAGCAGTGAGGCCAGAGACTCGACCTGAATCTTCAGCGACGGCAATTTACCGCTTATCTGGATGCCGCTGGCGTTACAGAACCGGCTGCCCTCGTGCACCAGACCGGCGAATTCCGGCTTGATGAAGACGTCGATCATGACGTTCTTGTCCCCTTCCAGCTGATATTTCTGCACCTCGCCGATTTGGATATTGCGGTAGTAAATACCGGTACCCGCCTGGATGGAGCCGAGCACCTCGGCCTTGATCCTGAGGTGCAGGCCCGGTGTGTCCAGGGCCACCGGTGGAGCGGAGTCCAGTCCGACGAATTCCCTTCGAGGGATATCCGATGTCCCGACCTGTACGCTAATATAGCTGCCGGAGAGAATGGTCTCCAGGCCATGGATGGAGCTCGCCGACAGTTCCGGCCGGACTATCCAGAAGAGGGTGTCGTCGACAAGCTCGTCTACCACCGACTTTTCCATCTTGACCTTTGTCTCTATCTGCCGGTTTTTCAGGTCGGGCCGGATCTTCGTCACCAGGCCGATGGGGATGCCCCGGGCCATGACCTGGGTTTTGCCCGGGGTGACACCGGTAGCATCGGCAAAAACGATGGTGATTTCCACCCCGGCATTTTTATAGCTGGAATATACCAGCCAGCAACATATGCCCAAGGCGATCAGGGGAAGAGTCCAGATTGGTGAGATTCCGCGATTTTTCGTGATTTGCGCAGTGGTCATGAGTGCTTCCAGTAAGGTTTTGCAAGCCGGCCTTGAAATTCCGTTTTTTCTCCGGAAGAGCAATTATCCCAGATAATTCGGGGATCAAAGGCGGTGGCGGCGAACATGGTCGCCGCCACAACAAAGGAAAAATAGGTGGCGGCCGGGGCGGTATGAATAGAGGTGAAAAAGCCAAAATCAACGAGAACGCTGAGCAGGGCAATAACGAATATGTCAAGCATCGACCATCTGCCGATAAAGGCAATAAAACGATACAGCTGGGCCTTGTGCACGAGGAGCCTGGTATTGCTGCCCGGTCGGGTGGCCCGGAGGAGGATGATCAGGCCGGCGATTTTAAAGACCGGTACGAGGACGGAGGCGGCAAAGATGATCAGACCGATCAGATAGGAGCCGTCCTGAAAAAAATAGATAATACCGTCAATGATGGTTGAACGATCGGGGATACCGAGAAAATCGACCTCCATGATCGGCAGGAGGTTTGCGGGGGCAAGAAAGATTGCCGAGGTGACCACCAGGGCCCAGGTGCGGCCGGTACTCTGCGGCTTGCGCATATGGAGAATGGTCCGGCAGCGGGGGCATCGTTCCCCGGCGAGGGCAGCCGGGGAAAGCTTATGACAGGTATGGCAGAGGATGAGACCCCTTTCGGCGGCGGTGAGCCCTGCTCCATCGGACTCTGCTGCTTCTTCCTGGTTGATACCATTTTCCCTCCCCTTTGTCTCGATGCGGTGCCAGAAGAGATCGCGATCAATGACGGTGGAGATGCCCAGGGTGATCAGTACCAGCCAGGAAAAGCACAATATTCCAGAATGATAGTCAATTTCCGAGGTGTGGGACATCTTGATGATGGTGACGAGGATACCCAGCAGGTACACCTCGACCATCGCCCATTCTTCCAGGTGCAGATGAATCCGGAATAGGCCTGTCAGGTAGGAAGGATATCTCCGGCGCTGCAGCTGCCAGGAGATGATGCATATCGTTGTGAGGAGGATGAACGGAAAGACAACCGCCGAGAGCAGGACCATGACCGAGACGAAATAATAATCATTTCGGTAAAAGTTTAGAATCGATTGGAGTATATTGGCGGAGCCGCTGAAGCCGTAGGCCTTGAAGGTCATCAGGGGCAGCAGAATAGCCGGAAGATAGAGGCAGAGACCGGCGATGGAAAGGGCCAGCACCTTGCTGATCGAGGCGGTTGAGCTCCTGCTTATTGTTCTGCGGCAGCGGGGGCAGATGGTCTTGTAACCCTCCGGGGCTTTAGCCTCATGCAGAAAAAGGTCACAATCGGGACAGGCTGTGTAATCGCTTAAGGACGGCAAAATACTATCCTCAGAATGGCTGGTTTTTGGCAAGATTCTGATTTTTTAAATGATAGTAACGTCATCGCGGCACTTTGTCATATGAAAAAAGCCCGCTGACAAGGTCAGGCATGCCGGTGCCGGGCGACATCGGCAGAGATGGCGGGTGGTCCTTCCACCGTTTGCATCGCCGAATAAAAAGAATTAAGAGGGTATCAATGAGCGCCAATAGATGGCTGAAACTTACCATAGAAACCGACCCCGTGCTGGCCGATTCCATAAGCGATTTCCTCGTCGGGGTCATCGAGGGCGGGGTCGAAACCGGTGCGCCGGATGAACCGCATTACGGCGTCCTTACCTGTTACGTGCAGAAGGCAAATCCAGAGCCGGAGGAGGTGGCCGACACCATCCAGCGGGTTTCCACGCACCTTGCCGAGCTGGCAAAGGCCTTTGCCGTGCCGGTGCCGATGCTTACCTCCTCGTTTATTGAAGAAGAGGACTGGGGTTCAACCTGGAAGGAGCACTTCAAGCCCTTCTCCATCGTCCCCGGCCTGATCATTGCTCCGACCTGGGAAGACTACCGGCCGAATGCCGGAGAGTTGGTTATCACCATGGATCCGGGCATGGCCTTTGGGACCGGGCACCATGCGACAACCACCCTCTCCCTGCAGTTGCTGCGCAAGTCCCTGGCGGAAGGCAAGGCTGCCATGCGTCTGCTTGATGTCGGTACCGGCACGGGCATTCTCGGTATGGCGGCAGCGCTTTTTGGGGCATCGGCGGTGACGGCCATCGACAACGACCCCGAGGCGGTCGCGGCAGCCGGCGACAATGCCCGGCGAAACGGACTTGCCGACAAGATGGAGGTCAGCCTGACGCCCCTTGGTCAATTGTCCGGTCAGTATCAGATCGTTGTCGCCAATATTGTTCATGATGTCCTGCTGGCTCTGGCCGACGATCTGACCAGGCTTACCGCCGAGGCCGGTTTCTTGATTCTCTCCGGCATTCTGGCAGGCGATCAGGTCGCCAATATACAACGAATTTTTGTCGGCAAGGGGTTCGAGGTGCTTGACCTGGAGATCAGCCAAGAGTGGGCTGCCCTGCGGTTTCGTAAAAGGTGATTGTCACGGTTCGACGATACTCGGCTTATCCTCGGGATGGGGCGGGCACATCGGGGTGAGCTGGTAATCAGTGTCGAAGATAATACCGACACCTCCGGCTTCGCGGCGGATGACGACGGCTGTCGCACAGACCCAGACCGTTTTGCCGGAAAGGCTTCGGAGGCTTTCCAAAGAGAGGATGAATTTCAGGCGTTTGAGGTCATCGAAATCGAGCAAAAACTCAACCTTTATCTTGGCGGCCAACGGGAAGGGGTGGGCGGTTTCCAGGAAGGCGCCGCCGGAACTGATATTGGCCGTTACCGTATCGATGACCGGCACTTCTTCGGTTTGGTGCCGGTAGGTGATGCGTGCCCGGATGTTGCGGGAATACCGTTCCTGGCTGCGTTTATCAATGGACATTGCTGCTTTCCGGGTAGGGGAGTGGCTCTGAGGACGTTGATTGTTTAGTCAATTCTTACGGAATGTACGAGCTAATGTCAATTTCAAAGAGGGCTGCCCGGTTTTCACGGGGTCGTGTAGCTACTCTTTGCCGACGAAGGAGGACAGGAGTTTAATGCACAGATTTTTCTTTGATCCGGACGGTCGCAGGGGGGACAGCATCTTCCTGCCGGCGGAGGAGTCCCACCATCTTACCAAGGTTCTCAGGCTGGCCGTCGGTAGTGCTATTGAGATGCTTGACGGCCAGGGCTCGGTGTATCAGGCGGTCATCGTTGCCACCGGCAGGCAGGTGGAGGCGCGCATTGTCGGAGTCGTCGCCCAGGAGGCGGGCCGGGGCAATTCCCTCTGGGTTGGGCAAGGTATCCTGAAAGGCGAGAAAATGGACACGGTGGTGCAGAAATGCACGGAGCTGGGGGTGAACCGCTTTACCCCGTTTCAAAGCTCCCGGTGTCAGGGCAAGGCCGACCAGGCGCAGAACCGGAAAAGGCACGAACGGTGGCAACGCATTGGTCTGGCCGCCTGCAAGCAATGCCTACGGCCGCAGCTCATGCGCCTGGACGCCCCGACAAACCTGGCAAACATGCTGCAGGAAGAAGGCGGCGACCAGGTCTTGCGCTTGCTCTTCTGGGAAGAGGAAAAGGCAGTGCATCTCCAGGATCTCCCGGCCCTGCCGGGAGCGCAATCGGTGGCCCTGCTCCTTGGCCCTGAGGGTGGTTTTTCCGTTGAAGAAGTTGATTTGGCCCGGCAAGCCGGTTGGATCACGGTCAGTCTCGGCGAGCGTATCCTTCGGGCGGAGACCGCGACCTTGACCGCTGTTTCGGTCGTGCAATTTATAATCGGCAATCTGTAAGGATAGAAGATGGCAAGACCCCCTGAATTTTCAACAATTTTTGAAAAGCCGACGCGGGTTGTCGGCCAGGAAAGCACCCTTGGTCCGGGGAATCGGCTTATCGATGTCCGTTCGGCGGTCGAATTCGCCGCCGGGACTATTCCCGGGGCGGTCAATATCCCGCTTTTTGACGAGGACGAACGCGGTGTCATCGGCACCATCTATCGCCATGGCGGCCATGCCCAGGCGGTTGACCAGGGTTTTGAATTTGTTGAAAAAAAATTGGCGGAACTGCTTTTAGCCTTTGAACCCTATCGCGGCGAAAACCTGGTGGTCTGCTGCGCCCGGGGCGGGATGCGCTCGCGGTCGGTGGTCAATCTCTTGACCCAGGCGGGTTATTCCGCAGGCCAGCTTGCCGGTGGCTATAAGGATTACCGACAAAGGGTTTTGGCTGCGATCGAAGGCTTTCAGCCGAGGCTGATCGTCATTCATGGCCTGACCGGCACCGGCAAAACCCGGATTCTCCAGCGCCTGCACCAGGCAATCGATCTGGAGGAGATGGCCGGCCATCGCAGCTCCCTGTTCGGCGGCATCGACCAGCAGGTCAGCAATCAGCGAACCTTTGAAAGCCGCTTGGCGGCGCGAATCGCCAGCCTTGGCGACGAGCCCTATTTCATCGAAGGGGAAAGCCGGAAGATCGGCAAGGTCTTTATCCCCAAACCCCTGGCGGCGGCGATGAAGAGGGCGGTCCTCGTCAATATCCATTGCAGTCTGGAGACCCGCATTGCAAGGATTATCGAAGATTATCCAGTCGATAGCGATGAAACCCGGCGGCAGATCGAAGCCATCCTGAGATCGTTGAAACGCAATATGGGTACCGAGCTGGTTGAAACCATGTGCCGTCTGTTGCACGAGGACAATTTGCCGGAACTGGTGCGCATCCTCCTCGTCGACTACTACGATAAACGCTACGGCCGGAGCATGAGCGATTACCGGTTCGACCTGGATATTTCGGCTGAAGATCTTGATGAAGCGGCAGCACGGCTTGAAGACTTTCGCCGCTCTCTCGGCTAGAGGACGAATCCTTAGCGGTATTGCGCCGGGACAACCTCCTCAAGGCTTGCTGAAGCAATCCAGCCCTGGCGGTTGGTTGCATCTTTGACCGAGGTGAAGAGGCCATGGACTTTCTGCGGATACACCAGACGCCCCTCCTGGATGGCCCCGATTGAGGCTGCCGAGGCAAAGGGGGAGATGAGCAACCGGGCATCAGCGGCCACCACTACCGAGGGCCTGAAGCTCTGATAGCGGATGAGTGTTCCGGCGACGGCGAGGATGAGTACCAGACCACAGGTAATTCTCACCCCGGCACTGGTCTTGCCGCCGACGCGGTACCTCAGGACGGCCACTTGCAACAGGGTCACTCCGGCCAGGGCCACAAGGCCGAGCACTGTCCACTGGTCGATGCTGAGAAGCTGCAGGAAACGGATGGCCATCCCCGCAGGTTCACTGTCGAAGAGGCCGCTTTCCTTGCGCACCAGTTCGAGGTTGCCGATGATGTCTGGATCCCCCGGGGTAAGGCGCAGGGCGCGCTCATAATTGACCACCGCCTTGCCGATTTTGCCGCTCTGGGCGTAGCTGTTGGCGAGGTTAAAGAGCACCGCCGGCGACAGGCCGGCAGAAGCCGTCAACTCTTCGTAGCGAGCGATGGCTTGGGCGTAATCGCCGCGGCTGTAAGCCTCGTTGCCCTGCTGGAAGAGAGTTTCCTCATTGCCGGCAGCGCAGGCCGTGGCATTCTGCCAAAGCACAAGGGCGAATACGATGGGCAGTATACGGTATAGTATCTTCCCCTTCATGGCATGGCCTCCAGCGCTTTTTTCATGCTTGCCAAATAGTCTTGCATCCTTTCCTTGGAGAGCGTTGCCGCCCCATAGGCAGCAGCGTCAGCTGCGGTAAAGATCTCCACAAGCGGTGAATCCACCTCAAGCCTGGCCTTCAGGTCAGCAAGGCTGATGGCGTTTGCCGCCATATTCCAGGCAAGCCCCATCTGGTTTTGGATGGCCGTTCGGCAACTTTCCAGAAAGGCAACCGATTGCCCGGCATGGAAGGCCTG
Proteins encoded in this region:
- a CDS encoding type I restriction enzyme HsdR N-terminal domain-containing protein — protein: MPVPKPHHLIYGTLVDYLSGEVLTDTDDERIRQNLSKIMVEAKGYPRESLTPRLRIDTLFSRCFVTSTIELTVSLKGKSFMILRYGPGSLVSRERAAIAAARVLCPDYRIPLAVVTNGQDAELLDTKTGKIRGYGLDSIPDYPTAVKMFDQLEFPAPLDHVRRERELRILNAFDVERCCF
- a CDS encoding omptin family outer membrane protease, yielding MKSKKILARSSRLLAASLLVCSWAQSAAAAGPVAVAPARSGSLVAEQPGSPVTFSVDLGAGYLSGESKELVYWPNYNNHKASELVWEIEDLYMIGFGASLKVRNWMAVNFTGWVKATDGEGSLDDYDWSNVGGDWTDWSRHENTDVTEGSILDFNAEFAFLRTDNVALKGIVGYKRDNFAWEASGGQYTYSEDGFRDSSGTFSNNLTIIGYEQTFTAPYIGVGFAAKFNALELSGRFIYSPLVEGEATDNHYLRNLVTYDEGEEGELFGLDVAGTFSFTDHLAVKLGYSYQRYDEMQGDSEWDYRDEGVVYYFEDGAGMSQTSSLFKVVMQYTF
- a CDS encoding TrpB-like pyridoxal phosphate-dependent enzyme codes for the protein MIKKIVLRDDEMPTQWYNVVPDLPNGLLPPLDPETKQPMGPEKLAKIFPMGLLEQEMSTARFIDIPEEVQEILKIWRPSPLVRAANLEKALGTKAKIFFKNEGVSPVGSHKLNSAVAQAYYNKREGVKRLTTETGAGQWGSALSLAANKFGLECKVYMVRVSFDQKPYRKSIMQTFGATVVASPSNETKTGRAILEKMPDTAGSLGIAISEALEDAFSREDTKYSLGSVLNHVILHQSIIGLEAKKQMEIAGEYPDVIVGCCGGGSNFAGLATPYLPDYLEGKKVRFVGTEPASCPTLTAGKLAYDFGDVAQTTPLLYMYTLGHDFIPPGIHAGGLRYHGMSPIVSAMVREKIVEPVKLHQLECFEAGVLFAKTEGIIPAPETCHAIRGAIIEAMKNPDEPKTILFNFSGHGLIDMGSYDRYYAGDLQDYDYPREAIAQSMANLPKI
- a CDS encoding MlaD family protein, producing MTTAQITKNRGISPIWTLPLIALGICCWLVYSSYKNAGVEITIVFADATGVTPGKTQVMARGIPIGLVTKIRPDLKNRQIETKVKMEKSVVDELVDDTLFWIVRPELSASSIHGLETILSGSYISVQVGTSDIPRREFVGLDSAPPVALDTPGLHLRIKAEVLGSIQAGTGIYYRNIQIGEVQKYQLEGDKNVMIDVFIKPEFAGLVHEGSRFCNASGIQISGKLPSLKIQVESLASLLRGGILLHTPEQLAETPHATNGRVFPLYPDFESANFGIPMTLTLASSEDIVEGATKVMYRGLEAGFVKEIQINNDKDRTVTAHIMLDPRTELILRENTKFWLVKPEISAAGLNNMQLLLSGAHITFQPGGGDFKDHFDILSDPPPQVPLRPGKTFVLNADGPVSLSVKSPVYFKNIQVGEVVNVEIDKRGATIRTTVFIYQDSLKLLSKKSVFWLHSGLEVNGSLADGVSLSTGPLAKMLQGGISFTSPDILKKQKYIQPDEGTEFHLYSSLRDATLAVSDLQPAGKRFTLMAPDAESLAAGSPILHKKIKIGEVENFRLSADQKTVLIECIVFDEYKNIIQQNSRFFNTSGLQISGSLEGIKLQTGSLQSVLTGGIGCINPAPGAPSIAAAPYPLYASQQEAQQADDTEMTILLDRAQDLKEGSPVRSNGIEIGRVSKLRLSDKLAIIATLRIDENATTLFRTGTKIWVEQAQFNLSGIKNAETLIFGSFFNILPGNGNPTRSFKAEAEPPLTEIATRKGLGIILETGHLGSLDTGSPVYYRQLQIGEVTGYDLSPSFQKVRVFVSIRPHYAAIIRANTRFWQVSGARIEGGIFSGVTVSAESLTAILRGGIALATPDGQDSGQAVSTGHLFTLHNLPEKHWLDWNPDVILFDQDAANFLPAKGQ
- a CDS encoding PqiA/YebS family transporter subunit gives rise to the protein MPSLSDYTACPDCDLFLHEAKAPEGYKTICPRCRRTISRSSTASISKVLALSIAGLCLYLPAILLPLMTFKAYGFSGSANILQSILNFYRNDYYFVSVMVLLSAVVFPFILLTTICIISWQLQRRRYPSYLTGLFRIHLHLEEWAMVEVYLLGILVTIIKMSHTSEIDYHSGILCFSWLVLITLGISTVIDRDLFWHRIETKGRENGINQEEAAESDGAGLTAAERGLILCHTCHKLSPAALAGERCPRCRTILHMRKPQSTGRTWALVVTSAIFLAPANLLPIMEVDFLGIPDRSTIIDGIIYFFQDGSYLIGLIIFAASVLVPVFKIAGLIILLRATRPGSNTRLLVHKAQLYRFIAFIGRWSMLDIFVIALLSVLVDFGFFTSIHTAPAATYFSFVVAATMFAATAFDPRIIWDNCSSGEKTEFQGRLAKPYWKHS
- the prmA gene encoding 50S ribosomal protein L11 methyltransferase, whose amino-acid sequence is MSANRWLKLTIETDPVLADSISDFLVGVIEGGVETGAPDEPHYGVLTCYVQKANPEPEEVADTIQRVSTHLAELAKAFAVPVPMLTSSFIEEEDWGSTWKEHFKPFSIVPGLIIAPTWEDYRPNAGELVITMDPGMAFGTGHHATTTLSLQLLRKSLAEGKAAMRLLDVGTGTGILGMAAALFGASAVTAIDNDPEAVAAAGDNARRNGLADKMEVSLTPLGQLSGQYQIVVANIVHDVLLALADDLTRLTAEAGFLILSGILAGDQVANIQRIFVGKGFEVLDLEISQEWAALRFRKR
- a CDS encoding PilZ domain-containing protein, whose amino-acid sequence is MSIDKRSQERYSRNIRARITYRHQTEEVPVIDTVTANISSGGAFLETAHPFPLAAKIKVEFLLDFDDLKRLKFILSLESLRSLSGKTVWVCATAVVIRREAGGVGIIFDTDYQLTPMCPPHPEDKPSIVEP
- a CDS encoding 16S rRNA (uracil(1498)-N(3))-methyltransferase — its product is MHRFFFDPDGRRGDSIFLPAEESHHLTKVLRLAVGSAIEMLDGQGSVYQAVIVATGRQVEARIVGVVAQEAGRGNSLWVGQGILKGEKMDTVVQKCTELGVNRFTPFQSSRCQGKADQAQNRKRHERWQRIGLAACKQCLRPQLMRLDAPTNLANMLQEEGGDQVLRLLFWEEEKAVHLQDLPALPGAQSVALLLGPEGGFSVEEVDLARQAGWITVSLGERILRAETATLTAVSVVQFIIGNL